Genomic DNA from Rhodoferax mekongensis:
GCACCGTCAGGTACACCATGGGGTGGTGCTTGAAGAAGGCCGGGCCGATGAAGGGGATGTCCGACAGGCCTGGAATGGCAAAGCTCGGCCGCTCCGGCATTTTTTCCTGCACATACGAAATGCCTGCAAACGCCGAGAAGCCCGCGCCGAACAAGCTGAGCGCCAATCCGGTGGCGTACTGGTTGGTGTTGAGCCAGATCACCAGCAACCCGAAGATTGCCGCCATGACCGCTCCGGCGGCAATGCCGGCCGCAAAGCCTGCCACATCGCTGCCGGTATGCACCACGGCGGCGAAACCCGCGATGGCAGCACAGAGCATCATGCCTTCGGCACCGAGGTTGACGATGCCGGCTTTCTCATTGATCAACAAGCCCAGCGAGGCGATGGCCAGCACGGTGCCGGCATTCAAAGTCGCTGCGATCAGCAGTGCGTATGCATCCATTATTTTTTACCTCCTGCAGCGGAGACCCATTTCAGGCGGTAATTCACCAAGGTGTCGCAGGCCAGCAGACTGAACAACAACAGGCCCTGGAACACGCCGGTGAGCGACTTGGGCAAGCCCAATCGGGACTGGGCCAATTCGCCGCCGATGTAGAACATGCTCATCAGCAGCGCCGAGAACACCATGCCCACGGGGTGCAAACGCCCCACATACGCCACGATGATCGCGGCAAAACCGTAACCGGCCGGCACATACGGAGTGAGTTGCCCGATGGGGCCAGCCACCTCCAGCGCTCCCGCCAAACCTGCCATACCCCCGGACACCAGCAAAGCCGTCCACAGCGCCTTGCGGGATGAAAAACCTGCATAGCGGGAAGCTGCTGGCGCCAAGCCACCCACCTGCTGGGCAAAACCTGCGCGGGTACGAAACAGGAAAATCCACACCCCGGCCACACCTACCAGCGCGAACAACACGCCGATGCTCATGCGCGAGCCCTGGAACAAGCGGGGAATACGGGTCGCTGCCTCAAAGGTCTTGGTCTGGGGGAAGTTGTAACCCAAGGGGTCTTTCCAGGGGCCGTAAACCAGATAGCCCAGTACTTGCACTGCCACATACACCAGCATCAGGCTCACCAGAATCTCGTTGGCGTTGAACTTGTCACGCAAGAACGCCGTGAGTCCGGCCCACACCATGCCACCGGCAATGCCGGCCAGCACCACGGGTACGACGATCCAGCCCCCGGTGGTCTTCTCTGCCAGCAGGGCGACGCCGCTTGCTGCAATGGCACCAATGATGTACTGCCCTTCGGCACCGATATTCCACACGTTGGAGCGGAAACACACGGCCAAGCCCAACGCAATCACCAGCAAAGGCGTGGCTTTGACTACCAGTTCACCCAGGGCGTAACCGCTTTTGATGGGTTCCCAGAAGAACACCAGCAGACCCCGCACAGGGTCTTTGCCCAGTGCCATGAACAACACAATACCGATGAGCACCGTCACCAGCAGCGCGAGCACCGGGGAGCCGTAGCCCCAGGCCTTGGACGGCTGGGGGCGGGCTTCGAGTTTCAAACCGGCTTTAGCCATGGGCCACCTCCACAGAGGCGGCTGCAGCTGCGCCGGAACCTTCCCACAATCCACTCATCCATTCCCCGATCTTTTCCACCGTAGCCTCCGCCACCGGTACGGAAGGCGACAAGCGCCCGCGCGCGATGACATGCAGCCGGTCGCTGACCTCAAACAATTCGTCGAGTTCTTCACTTACCACCAGCACCGCGCAGCCGGCATCGCGCAGGGCCAGAATCTCGCCGCGGATCTGGGCCGCAGCCCCCACGTCCACGCCCCAGGTGGGCTGGGACACGATGAACAGCTTGGGCGCCGCGTCGATCTCGCGGCCCACGATGAACTTCTGCAAATTGCCGCCGGAGAGCGAGCGCGCCGCAGCCGTGGGGCCATTGGCCTTGACGTTGAAGGCCTTGATGATGCGCGCGGCATGGTCTTCCAACTGGCGCACCCGGATCCAGCCGCCGGCAAATTTTGGTGCCGTGATGGACTCCGTGCGGGTCAGCAACATGTTCTGGGCCAAACTCAGTGTGGGTACCGCACCGCGCCCCAAACGTTCTTCAGGTACAAAGTGCAGACCCAACTTGCGCCGGCCGCCGGGGTGCAGGGAAGACACATCCGCCCGTCCCATGGTGACGCTGCCCTTGGGTGCGCGCACATCTTCGCCGGACAGGGCGTACAGCAGTTCTTTCTGGCCATTGCCTGACACACCTGCAATGCCCACCACTTCGCCCGCATGGACCGTGAGCGAAATGCCGTTCAGGTCGACGCCAAACTGGTCTTCGCGGGCCAGGCTCAGGTTTTTCACGGTAAGCACCGGGGAGCCGGCCTGTTGAGGGCGGTGCTCCAGCTGGGGCGGTTCTGCACCGATCATCAAGCGGGACAAAGATGCGTTGGACTCTTCGGCCGGGTTGCACACCCCGGTGACCTTGCCGCCGCGCAGCACGGTGCAGGCGTTGCACAACTCACGGATCTCATGCAATTTGTGCGAGATGTACAAAATGCTGCAGCCCTGCGAGGCCAGCTTCTTGAGCACCACAAACAGCTTCTCCACCGCCTGGGGTGTCAGCACCGAGGTGGGCTCGTCCAAAATCAGCAACTGCGGGTTGGTCAGCAAGGCGCGGATGATTTCCACCCGCTGCATCTCGCCCACGCTCAGCGTATGGACTGGGCGGCTGGGATCGATGTCCAGTCCGTATTCGGCCGCCTTGGCGGTGATGCTGGCGGTGACCTGCTCCAGGCTTTGCGCTTTGTCCAGACCCAGCCAGACGTTCTCAGCCACGGTGATGGTGTCAAACAGGTTGAAGTGCTGGAACACCATGCTGATGCCCAAGGCCCGCGCCTCTTTGGGGTTGCGGATATGGGCGGGCTTGCCATTGAACAGCACCTGGCCGGCATCGGGCTTGATGGATCCATAAATGATCTTCATCAAGGTGGACTTGCC
This window encodes:
- a CDS encoding ABC transporter permease — translated: MAKAGLKLEARPQPSKAWGYGSPVLALLVTVLIGIVLFMALGKDPVRGLLVFFWEPIKSGYALGELVVKATPLLVIALGLAVCFRSNVWNIGAEGQYIIGAIAASGVALLAEKTTGGWIVVPVVLAGIAGGMVWAGLTAFLRDKFNANEILVSLMLVYVAVQVLGYLVYGPWKDPLGYNFPQTKTFEAATRIPRLFQGSRMSIGVLFALVGVAGVWIFLFRTRAGFAQQVGGLAPAASRYAGFSSRKALWTALLVSGGMAGLAGALEVAGPIGQLTPYVPAGYGFAAIIVAYVGRLHPVGMVFSALLMSMFYIGGELAQSRLGLPKSLTGVFQGLLLFSLLACDTLVNYRLKWVSAAGGKK
- a CDS encoding ABC transporter ATP-binding protein, with amino-acid sequence MESTSPPTAVPRLQLTGITKAYPGVIANSDVSLTVLPGQTHAVLGENGAGKSTLMKIIYGSIKPDAGQVLFNGKPAHIRNPKEARALGISMVFQHFNLFDTITVAENVWLGLDKAQSLEQVTASITAKAAEYGLDIDPSRPVHTLSVGEMQRVEIIRALLTNPQLLILDEPTSVLTPQAVEKLFVVLKKLASQGCSILYISHKLHEIRELCNACTVLRGGKVTGVCNPAEESNASLSRLMIGAEPPQLEHRPQQAGSPVLTVKNLSLAREDQFGVDLNGISLTVHAGEVVGIAGVSGNGQKELLYALSGEDVRAPKGSVTMGRADVSSLHPGGRRKLGLHFVPEERLGRGAVPTLSLAQNMLLTRTESITAPKFAGGWIRVRQLEDHAARIIKAFNVKANGPTAAARSLSGGNLQKFIVGREIDAAPKLFIVSQPTWGVDVGAAAQIRGEILALRDAGCAVLVVSEELDELFEVSDRLHVIARGRLSPSVPVAEATVEKIGEWMSGLWEGSGAAAAASVEVAHG